From one Rhodamnia argentea isolate NSW1041297 chromosome 1, ASM2092103v1, whole genome shotgun sequence genomic stretch:
- the LOC115751792 gene encoding major allergen Pru ar 1-like — MGMTRYHHTFRAQVAPARMFKALILDSHILSPKLMFASIKNIEFLEGDGEVGSVKQVNFTEASPLKYMKHRMDALDKDNLSCKYTLIETEPPLEKLEYVTYEVKFEPFGFTGCICKLTSEYKAKEGIEIKEEDIEHGKDRAIGMYEVVEAYLMAHPHAYT, encoded by the exons ATGGGCATGACCCGATACCACCACACGTTCCGGGCGCAGGTGGCCCCGGCCAGGATGTTCAAGGCCTTGATCCTCGACTCGCATATCCTTTCCCCGAAGCTCATGTTCGCGTCCATCAAGAACATCGAGTTCCTCGAAGGCGATGGGGAGGTCGGGAGCGTCAAGCAGGTCAACTTCACCGAAG CTAGTCCGTTGAAGTACATGAAGCACCGGATGGACGCGCTCGACAAGGACAATCTCAGCTGCAAGTATACTCTGATCGAAACCGAACCGCCGTTGGAGAAGCTCGAGTACGTGACCTACGAGGTCAAGTTCGAGCCGTTCGGCTTCACCGGGTGCATCTGCAAGCTGACCAGCGAGTACAAAGCCAAAGAGGGCATAGAGATCAAGGAGGAGGACATAGAGCATGGGAAGGACAGAGCAATTGGGATGTATGAAGTTGTGGAGGCCTACCTCATGGCACACCCACATGCCTACacttga
- the LOC115751735 gene encoding heavy metal-associated isoprenylated plant protein 35-like isoform X2, whose translation MIPAELEKPRVTEIHVRMDCNGCVQKIKKALHGINGIYDLYIDFPQQKLTIVGWADPERIVKAIRKTRKNATICSHKEPSSDEPSQPTEQAPNGGAPPPAEATNPSQPEAPPSEPPKEPLPQENPPPPPPQQAENPQPDANPPPAAAANPQQGQPPQQEDQSPQPSMPKDVGEVHVLYHHPPDYGYRPYGYNCGYNGHYYRYPSSSSHQTFRHEPPPPPPPPPVYVTHSYNTYKPSPYVTEYAYMRSPPPQYNYSQYRSIDHYGEASYSSYAGAAGSGNITSIFSDENPNACRVM comes from the exons ATGATTCCAGCAGAATTGGAG AAGCCTCGGGTCACAGAGATACATGTCCGGATGGACTGTAATGGGTGCGTACAGAAGATCAAGAAGGCGCTACATGGCATTAATG GCATATATGATCTCTACATTGATTTCCCACAACAGAAATTGACAATTGTTGGTTGGGCTGATCCTGAAAGGATTGTCAAGGCCATTAGGAAGACCAGAAAAAATGCCACCATCTGTTCACATAAAGAgccatcatcagacgaacctTCTCAGCCCACAGAACAAGCCCCCAACGGCGGCGCACCACCGCCTGCGGAGGCAACAAACCCTTCCCAACCTGAGGCCCCACCATCAGAACCACCAAAGGAACCTCTGCCTCAGGAAAATCCCCCGCCGCCTCCACCTCAGCAAGCGGAAAATCCGCAGCCGGATGCAAACCCGCCTCCAGCTGCTGCCGCCAACCCCCAACAAGGTCAACCGCCTCAGCAAGAAGACCAGTCACCGCAACCCTCCATGCCTAAGGACGTGGGCGAGGTTCACGTATTATACCATCACCCCCCAGACTACGGTTACAGACCTTACGGCTACAACTGTGGCTACAACGGCCACTACTACAGGTACCCGAGCAGCAGCAGCCACCAAACATTCCGACacgagccgccgccgccgccgccgccgccgccggtctaCGTGACTCACAGCTACAACACATACAAGCCGTCACCTTATGTCACCGAATACGCGTACATGAGATCACCGCCACCACAATACAACTACAGTCAATACCGGAGCATAGACCATTATGGGGAGGCGTCCTACAGCAGCTATGCCGGTGCCGCTGGGAGCGGAAACATCACTTCGATCTTCAGCGACGAGAACCCGAATGCTTGCAGGGTGATGTGA
- the LOC115751735 gene encoding heavy metal-associated isoprenylated plant protein 35-like isoform X1, protein MLQDSIPSIHLFLLSPIWEKRKVLVLLVIVFELSNDAKSFSFVSAQKPRVTEIHVRMDCNGCVQKIKKALHGINGIYDLYIDFPQQKLTIVGWADPERIVKAIRKTRKNATICSHKEPSSDEPSQPTEQAPNGGAPPPAEATNPSQPEAPPSEPPKEPLPQENPPPPPPQQAENPQPDANPPPAAAANPQQGQPPQQEDQSPQPSMPKDVGEVHVLYHHPPDYGYRPYGYNCGYNGHYYRYPSSSSHQTFRHEPPPPPPPPPVYVTHSYNTYKPSPYVTEYAYMRSPPPQYNYSQYRSIDHYGEASYSSYAGAAGSGNITSIFSDENPNACRVM, encoded by the exons ATGCTTCAGGACTCCATTCCCTCgattcatctttttcttctgtcCCCcatttgggaaaaaagaaaagttttggttTTGTTAGTCATTGTGTTTGAGCTCTCTAATGATGCAAAGTCTTTTTCGTTCGTGTCCGCACAGAAGCCTCGGGTCACAGAGATACATGTCCGGATGGACTGTAATGGGTGCGTACAGAAGATCAAGAAGGCGCTACATGGCATTAATG GCATATATGATCTCTACATTGATTTCCCACAACAGAAATTGACAATTGTTGGTTGGGCTGATCCTGAAAGGATTGTCAAGGCCATTAGGAAGACCAGAAAAAATGCCACCATCTGTTCACATAAAGAgccatcatcagacgaacctTCTCAGCCCACAGAACAAGCCCCCAACGGCGGCGCACCACCGCCTGCGGAGGCAACAAACCCTTCCCAACCTGAGGCCCCACCATCAGAACCACCAAAGGAACCTCTGCCTCAGGAAAATCCCCCGCCGCCTCCACCTCAGCAAGCGGAAAATCCGCAGCCGGATGCAAACCCGCCTCCAGCTGCTGCCGCCAACCCCCAACAAGGTCAACCGCCTCAGCAAGAAGACCAGTCACCGCAACCCTCCATGCCTAAGGACGTGGGCGAGGTTCACGTATTATACCATCACCCCCCAGACTACGGTTACAGACCTTACGGCTACAACTGTGGCTACAACGGCCACTACTACAGGTACCCGAGCAGCAGCAGCCACCAAACATTCCGACacgagccgccgccgccgccgccgccgccgccggtctaCGTGACTCACAGCTACAACACATACAAGCCGTCACCTTATGTCACCGAATACGCGTACATGAGATCACCGCCACCACAATACAACTACAGTCAATACCGGAGCATAGACCATTATGGGGAGGCGTCCTACAGCAGCTATGCCGGTGCCGCTGGGAGCGGAAACATCACTTCGATCTTCAGCGACGAGAACCCGAATGCTTGCAGGGTGATGTGA
- the LOC115751791 gene encoding major allergen Pru ar 1-like yields the protein MGVFTFTDVYTSTIPPKRLFKALIGDSHNLIPKLMPQSIKSIDIVQGDGGAGSIKQINFVEGSQLSSMKNRVDEMNEETFTYKYTMIDLVEKFESIAYEVKFEPTPEGGSKNKMTSTYKTEGDAELKEEDIKAGKERALGMYKVAEAYLLQNPNAYA from the exons ATGGGTGTCTTCACTTTCACAGATGTATACACATCCACGATTCCTCCGAAAAGATTGTTCAAAGCCCTAATCGGGGACTCTCATAATCTCATTCCTAAGCTCATGCCTCAATCCATCAAGAGTATCGACATCGTCCAAGGCGATGGAGGGGCTGGAAGTATTAAGCAAATCAATTTTGTTGAAG GTAGCCAACTTAGTAGCATGAAGAATCGAGTGGATGAGATGAACGAAGAGACGTTCACATACAAGTACACCATGATCGACTTGGTGGAGAAATTCGAGTCAATCGCATACGAGGTCAAGTTCGAGCCAACCCCGGAGGGTGGGAGCAAGAACAAGATGACCAGCACCTACAAAACCGAGGGCGATGCCGAGCTTAAAGAAGAGGACATCAAGGCCGGAAAAGAGAGAGCGTTGGGAATGTATAAGGTTGCCGAAGCATACCTCCTTCAAAACCCGAATGCTTATGCTTGA